A region from the Agrococcus sp. SL85 genome encodes:
- a CDS encoding FtsX-like permease family protein, translating to MTALRLWVRLGRATGPRATDVLSAVAFAFATAALLAVLGGVNAFRLRFETGAVEPDVGMFVLTLSGVASALLLPAVWTLAQAAVRLAIARRDDRLAALRLAGATRGQVTAMAVLDAVAQALVGGLVGALLALAVTPGIARIEFQGLPFTTAELLPPWWVWLAAIGAVVLIALGAALASLRRVHVTPLGVAQRVRPKRLSLWRILGFGLAVAAYVVVVGSGWIDAGMAVSLALISILVLSYSLIGPLVIQGVAWLVAKGARSPATLLAARRVVDDPRGAFNVVGAMAIAVMAGGFASLAPATAGGAPDQMSQDIATGAALTIAIAGVLGAVLAGIAQSAKVLDQRREHQAMHRMGVELPTMRAAIVRQVTLPLVVAVGGAAGVALLLIVPTFMLWLSSPDSVLMWGLISVLSVVAVLGATASALPLVRRVATEAAPA from the coding sequence ATGACCGCGCTGCGGCTCTGGGTGCGGCTCGGCCGCGCCACCGGCCCCCGCGCGACCGACGTGCTGAGCGCCGTCGCGTTCGCCTTCGCCACCGCGGCGCTCCTCGCCGTCCTCGGCGGCGTCAACGCCTTCCGCCTCCGCTTCGAGACCGGCGCCGTCGAGCCGGACGTCGGGATGTTCGTGCTGACGCTCTCCGGCGTCGCCTCGGCGCTCCTGCTGCCGGCCGTCTGGACGCTCGCGCAGGCCGCGGTGCGCCTCGCGATCGCCCGCCGCGACGACCGCCTCGCAGCCCTCAGGCTCGCGGGCGCCACGCGCGGCCAGGTGACCGCGATGGCCGTGCTCGACGCGGTCGCGCAGGCGCTCGTCGGTGGCCTCGTGGGCGCCCTGCTCGCGCTCGCCGTGACGCCCGGCATCGCGCGCATCGAGTTCCAGGGCCTCCCGTTCACGACGGCCGAGCTGCTGCCGCCGTGGTGGGTGTGGCTCGCGGCGATCGGCGCGGTCGTCCTCATCGCCCTCGGCGCGGCCCTCGCCTCGCTCCGGCGCGTGCACGTGACGCCGCTCGGGGTCGCGCAGCGCGTGCGGCCGAAGCGGCTCTCGCTCTGGCGGATCCTCGGCTTCGGCCTCGCGGTCGCCGCCTACGTCGTCGTGGTCGGCTCCGGCTGGATCGACGCGGGCATGGCCGTCTCGCTCGCGCTCATCTCGATCCTCGTGCTCTCGTACTCGCTCATCGGCCCGCTCGTGATCCAGGGCGTCGCGTGGCTCGTGGCGAAGGGCGCGCGATCGCCCGCGACGCTGCTCGCGGCGCGGCGCGTGGTCGACGACCCGCGCGGCGCGTTCAACGTGGTGGGCGCGATGGCGATCGCCGTCATGGCCGGCGGCTTCGCGAGCCTCGCCCCTGCCACCGCGGGCGGCGCGCCCGACCAGATGTCGCAGGACATCGCGACGGGCGCCGCCCTCACGATCGCGATCGCGGGCGTGCTGGGGGCCGTGCTCGCGGGCATCGCGCAGTCGGCCAAGGTGCTCGACCAGCGCCGCGAGCACCAGGCGATGCACCGGATGGGCGTGGAGCTGCCGACGATGCGCGCCGCGATCGTGCGGCAGGTGACGCTGCCGCTCGTCGTCGCCGTGGGCGGCGCGGCGGGCGTGGCGCTGCTGCTCATCGTGCCGACCTTCATGCTGTGGCTCTCGTCGCCCGACTCCGTGCTCATGTGGGGGCTCATCTCGGTGCTGTCGGTCGTCGCCGTGCTCGGCGCCACCGCGAGCGCCCTGCCGCTCGTGCGCCGCGTCGCGACGGAGGCGGCGCCGGCCTGA
- a CDS encoding ABC transporter ATP-binding protein — MQTFQPSANRLDAVALAHAYGDPATHARVLDGVSLTIGADGPEAVAIMGPSGSGKSTLLHVLAGIVGPQGGRVAWRGRELASMRDAERTRLRRSDFGFVFQSGQLLPELPAVENVALPLLLAGQARGRAEAHAAELLGRLGLAGLESRRPGELSGGQAQRVAIARALVGSPGIVFADEPTGALDRSTGTAVMSLLIGATLGHGASLVVVTHDPEVAAACSRIVRLQDGRVVGDERTDAAAAAAEEHGGFVHAGAGHGAPTHSTPTHSTPTAVAPVPAAAPAPSPAPSYGATRAGVPLPGVPAAQPTVPQDWRGTGGPVPNPAARLQHPQRHQGGAR; from the coding sequence ATGCAGACCTTCCAGCCCTCCGCGAACCGCCTCGACGCGGTCGCCCTCGCCCACGCCTACGGCGACCCCGCGACACACGCGCGCGTGCTCGACGGCGTCTCCCTGACCATCGGCGCCGACGGCCCGGAGGCCGTCGCGATCATGGGTCCCTCCGGCTCCGGCAAGTCGACGCTGCTCCACGTGCTCGCCGGCATCGTCGGCCCCCAGGGCGGCCGCGTCGCCTGGCGCGGCCGCGAACTCGCCTCGATGCGCGACGCCGAGCGCACGCGCCTGCGGCGCAGCGACTTCGGCTTCGTCTTCCAGTCGGGGCAGCTGCTGCCCGAGCTGCCCGCGGTCGAGAACGTCGCCCTGCCGCTGCTGCTCGCCGGCCAGGCCCGCGGCCGGGCCGAGGCGCACGCGGCCGAGCTGCTGGGCCGGCTCGGCCTCGCGGGCCTCGAGTCGCGCCGCCCGGGCGAGCTCTCTGGCGGCCAGGCGCAGCGCGTCGCGATCGCCCGCGCGCTCGTCGGCAGCCCCGGCATCGTCTTCGCCGATGAGCCCACGGGCGCCCTCGACCGCTCCACGGGCACCGCGGTCATGAGCCTGCTCATCGGCGCGACGCTGGGCCACGGCGCCTCGCTCGTGGTCGTGACGCACGACCCGGAGGTCGCGGCGGCGTGCTCGCGCATCGTGCGCCTGCAGGACGGCCGCGTCGTCGGCGACGAGCGGACGGATGCGGCTGCCGCGGCGGCCGAGGAGCACGGCGGGTTCGTGCACGCCGGGGCGGGGCACGGCGCTCCGACGCACAGCACTCCGACGCACAGCACTCCGACGGCCGTCGCGCCGGTGCCGGCGGCCGCTCCCGCTCCCTCCCCCGCGCCCTCCTACGGCGCCACGCGCGCGGGCGTGCCGCTCCCTGGCGTGCCGGCCGCGCAGCCGACCGTGCCGCAGGACTGGCGCGGCACGGGCGGCCCCGTGCCCAACCCGGCCGCGCGCCTCCAGCACCCGCAGCGCCACCAGGGCGGCGCGCGATGA